A stretch of Besnoitia besnoiti strain Bb-Ger1 chromosome V, whole genome shotgun sequence DNA encodes these proteins:
- a CDS encoding putative zinc binding protein (encoded by transcript BESB_059950), with the protein MGRDFRLYLAGRKVYLCSQCNTHLTVHSELISKSFRGRTGAAWLFGKVVNVSEGALEDRNMTTGKHTIADVYCNDCGTNVGWRYECASDATQKYKEGKFILEKALLKSLEEDENGQQRSSYMSSDLDYE; encoded by the exons ATGGGGAGAGACTTTCGCTTGTACCTTGCAGGGCGCAAGGTCTACCT CTGCAGTCAATGCAACACGCACCTGACGGTCCACAGCGAGCTTATCAGCAAGTCGTTTCGAGGCCGCACGGGCGCCGCTTGGCTGTTTGGCAA AGTCGTGAACGTCTCCGAAGGCGCGCTGGAAGACCGCAATATGACAACCG GCAAGCACACAATTGCAGATGTGTATTGCAACGACTGCGGCACTAATGTCGGGTGGCGGTACGAGTGCGCCTCGGATGCGACGCAGAAGTACAAAGAGGGAAAATTCATCCTCGAAAAA GCACTTTTGAAGAGCttggaagaagacgagaatgGCCAGCAGCGCTCGTCGTACATGTCTTCTGATTTAGACTACGAGTAA